Genomic DNA from Providencia sp. PROV188:
ACTTGGCTATCTTCCCATGCGACTAAATAACCAAGAGTGTTGTTAACAGATCCAATATAGCCAGATGCCCCCATGGTTAAATGAGGGGTAGCGGGTTCAAATAAGAGTGAAACACGTTGTGGAACTATGGTTCCTGAGCAATCTAATGATAGCGTGGTATGTCCCTCTATTTCGCCAGATAAAACAGTTGCGCTATCTAATGCACCAAAAGCAATATTATCGATCGTTGCTGGCAGGCAAGTGGCAATTTTCACACTCATCCTAATTTGCGATGCCAGCTCTTGACCAACCATGGATGATTGTTTGGTGAGTGCTCCATAGCTATTGATATGCGTAAAAATCAATACGCTGATGAGCAAAATAGATTTGCGCATAGTCACCTCAACTAGTTGAATGTTAACTTAATATTTAATGCTGTACTGGCGGCTCCAGGTGAACCCGTCGTACCAAGTAAAACGGGTTTTACGTTAATAGGAATGGATACGTTAGGTGTTGTGGGTTTCGTGACAGGGGCTTTCGCAACGCCATCAACCAAAACAGGAGTATTGATGGCAGCCATTTCAGCGGTCTTCCATGTCAACTGATAACCTATAGTGGCATTTTGTTTGGTCTTCAAAATACTTTTTGTGGAATCAACGCCATCAGCCGAGGTTAATGCCATCGTATAAGATGCTAAAGTCGCATCACAAGTGATTGCAATCGTCATCGGTTTTTCAACCACTTTGCCATTTTTAATGTCACTGACAGATTGCTCGCCAAAGTCGATATCTGCAACTGAAGCGGCACAAGAAGCCTTGACCGTCATCTTAATATTGGAGGTGACTGTCCCGCCTGTTACGTTGGTCGCAAAGCTTGTTGCATTAGCATAAATAGAAAATAACGATGCAGTACAAAGGAAGAGAGATCTCTTGATCATAAAAAATCCTGTTAGTTTAGTTTTACATTAATGGTCAAGGCGGTATTAGCTGCCCCCACTGCCGTTTGAGTTGTTAACGGAACGGGTTTGACGGTAATTGGGATCGTGAAGTTTGCTGTTGTTGGCTTAGTGTTTGGTGCAATAGCGGCGCCATTGATAACGACGGCACTATTTACAGGTTTAAATGCACTATTGCCCCATGTGAATTGATAACCAACGGATGGATTACTTTTCACATTGATAATTCCATTCGCAGCATTGTTGACACCATCCTTTCCTGAAAAACTTAAGGTATAGGCGGGTAGTACCGCATTACAGGTAAACGCGACGTTGATGGTTTTACCGGCAACAGATTTTGCGTTAACTGAACTTGCAGTTTGGTTGCCAAAATCCACATCGTTGACTGAGACCGCACATGATGCGTTATTGACGAGGGTCATCGATGTTGGGGCACTGAACGCGACACTCTCTGTCATTAACGTACGGCTGTTATTACCAATTCGTGAATAGAATTTTCTGGTTAACATGTAAGTAGGGTTTACAACCGTTTTTCCAACAGGGGGTTTTTTCTGTAAGTAAACGGTACCAGAGTCTGTTCCTCCGCCAGCATTGGCTAAATTGGTATAGCCCGTTCCACTGGTTTTGTAGTCTAAAACCAGTATCCAAGCACTGTTACTACAGCTTCCTGTTGATCGAAATCTTAAAATGCCATCGGATGAGGTTTTATCGACGGTTCCACCATTTGGGCAATCATTTGGTGATGCGCCATATTTATCAACAATATAAATAAAGTTACCTGTCGTATTCCCCGCACCACTTGAAGCACGTAAGCATTGCCCTGCTAAAGTTAATGGGACACCAGGGGCGCCAAAAGTATAGAGTTGATCGCCAACTTTTTTGTTCGTCACGTCGATTTGTGCTGGAAATGAATATTTGATGGATATATTTCGGCATCTTGCCGCAGAGGCATCTAACGCGAAAAAAAGCATCAATATTCCAAGGTAAAACCCTTTTTTTGCCATGATGATGTCCTTATTGCAGTTCGATCACACGTCGAGCGCCGTAGTCATCAATGGCTTCAACAGTGACTTTACCGGATAACGGGCGCTGTAAATCCATCTCGCTGAAAGGCGGGAATAAGCTAATTGAGCGTTCAACATCCGCGGATAAAGACAGCGGTTTGTTGTTGACGGAAACTTGTGTGAGTGCAAAGTAGTAAGGTGTTGGGTTCTTCAGTGTTGAACCGCTATATGTGATATTTTTTTCTGCATCCTCTCGGCTTTCTGCAAGGATTTTAGGGCGATAAATGAGCTTAACTTGTGTATTTAATGCCACAGCAAGGACATTGCCCTCTTCCGCAGAGGCAACTGGTGGGATTTCTTGAACATTCAGCCAAAACAGTGATTCCCTGTCTTTTGGCAGTATGTCATTAATATAAATTAAGCGAACAAGCTGTTTTTCATTGGCTGCGACTTTAAATAAGTTGGGTGCAGGAACAAAGAAAACA
This window encodes:
- a CDS encoding fimbrial protein translates to MRKSILLISVLIFTHINSYGALTKQSSMVGQELASQIRMSVKIATCLPATIDNIAFGALDSATVLSGEIEGHTTLSLDCSGTIVPQRVSLLFEPATPHLTMGASGYIGSVNNTLGYLVAWEDSQVGNIGAGVPMGKELLLKKPTASLMKVKLKVKPIALPIGSNSVTLGSGSTHITIKIKYL
- a CDS encoding fimbrial protein; protein product: MAKKGFYLGILMLFFALDASAARCRNISIKYSFPAQIDVTNKKVGDQLYTFGAPGVPLTLAGQCLRASSGAGNTTGNFIYIVDKYGASPNDCPNGGTVDKTSSDGILRFRSTGSCSNSAWILVLDYKTSGTGYTNLANAGGGTDSGTVYLQKKPPVGKTVVNPTYMLTRKFYSRIGNNSRTLMTESVAFSAPTSMTLVNNASCAVSVNDVDFGNQTASSVNAKSVAGKTINVAFTCNAVLPAYTLSFSGKDGVNNAANGIINVKSNPSVGYQFTWGNSAFKPVNSAVVINGAAIAPNTKPTTANFTIPITVKPVPLTTQTAVGAANTALTINVKLN
- a CDS encoding spore coat protein U domain-containing protein — encoded protein: MIKRSLFLCTASLFSIYANATSFATNVTGGTVTSNIKMTVKASCAASVADIDFGEQSVSDIKNGKVVEKPMTIAITCDATLASYTMALTSADGVDSTKSILKTKQNATIGYQLTWKTAEMAAINTPVLVDGVAKAPVTKPTTPNVSIPINVKPVLLGTTGSPGAASTALNIKLTFN
- a CDS encoding fimbrial chaperone, with the protein product MIKLISKLAILPFLLTCFNAYSAFTLNGTRFIYDEGRKNIAVEVKNNSEKAYGGQVWIDNLKGDDVFFVPAPNLFKVAANEKQLVRLIYINDILPKDRESLFWLNVQEIPPVASAEEGNVLAVALNTQVKLIYRPKILAESREDAEKNITYSGSTLKNPTPYYFALTQVSVNNKPLSLSADVERSISLFPPFSEMDLQRPLSGKVTVEAIDDYGARRVIELQ